One region of Drosophila kikkawai strain 14028-0561.14 chromosome 2R, DkikHiC1v2, whole genome shotgun sequence genomic DNA includes:
- the AGO1 gene encoding protein argonaute-2 isoform X1: protein MSTERELAPGGPAQLHPHTLPLTFPDLQMTSAVGIIGKVYESQWTPSPTRPQSPSQAQTSFDTLTSPPTPGSSVNPTAVTSPSAQNVAAGGATVAGAAAAAAQVASALGATTTGSVTAAIATATPAAQPDMPVFTCPRRPNLGREGRPIVLRANHFQVTMPRGYVHHYDINIQPDKCPRKVNREIIETMVHAYSKIFGVLKPVFDGRNNLYTRDPLPIGNERLELEVTLPGEGKDRIFRVTIKWQAQVSLFNLEEALEGRTRQIPYDAILALDVVMRHLPSMTYTPVGRSFFSSPDGYYHPLGGGREVWFGFHQSVRPSQWKMMLNIDVSATAFYKAQPVIDFMCEVLDIRDINEQRKPLTDSQRVKFTKEIKGLKIEITHCGQMRRKYRVCNVTRRPAQMQSFPLQLENGQTVECTVAKYFLDKYRMKLRYPHLPCLQVGQEHKHTYLPLEVCNIVAGQRCIKKLTDMQTSTMIKATARSAPDREREINNLVKRADFNNDSYVQEFGLTISNSMMEVRGRVLPPPKLQYGGRVSTGITGQQLFPPQNKVSLASPNQGVWDMRGKQFFTGVEIRIWAIACFAPQRTVREDALRNFTQQLQKISNDAGMPIIGQPCFCKYATGPDQVEPMFRYLKITFPGLQLVVVVLPGKTPVYAEVKRVGDTVLGMATQCVQAKNVNKTSPQTLSNLCLKINVKLGGINSILVPSIRPKVFNEPVIFLGADVTHPPAGDNKKPSIAAVVGSMDAHPSRYAATVRVQQHRQEIIQELSSMVRELLIMFYKSTGGYKPHRIILYRDGVSEGQFPHVLQHELTAIREACIKLEPEYRPGITFIVVQKRHHTRLFCAEKKEQSGKSGNIPAGTTVDVGITHPTEFDFYLCSHQGIQGTSRPSHYHVLWDDNHFDSDELQCLTYQLCHTYVRCTRSVSIPAPAYYAHLVAFRARYHLVEKEHDSGEGSHQSGCSEDRTPGAMARAITVHADTKKVMYFA, encoded by the exons ATGTCAACGGAGCGTGAGCTGGCTCCCGGGGGGCCAGCTCAGCTCCATCCGCACACGCTGCCGCTGACGTTCCCGGATCTCCAGATGACGTCCGCCGTGGGCATTATCGGCAAGGTGTACG aGTCACAGTGGACCCCCTCGCCCACTCGGCCTCAGAGTCCCTCTCAGGCGCAGACTAGCTTCGACACGCTCACAT CACCACCAACGCCCGGCTCGTCGGTAAATCCCACCGCTGTCACCAGTCCAAGTGCTCAGAATGTGGCAGCTGGAGGAGCCACTGTGGCCggtgctgcagcagctgccgctCAGGTGGCCTCCGCCTTGggcgccaccaccaccggcagCGTGACGGCAGCCATTGCCACCGCCACGCCAGCTGCTCAGCCGGATATGCCCGTCTTCACGTGCCCACGTCGTCCGAATCTGGGTCGCGAGGGTCGACCGATTGTGCTGCGCGCCAATCACTTCCAGGTGACGATGCCCCGCGGCTATGTGCATCATTACGACATCAACATCCAGCCGGACAAATGTCCGCGTAAAGTTAACCGTGAGATTATCGAGACCATGGTGCATGCCTACAGCAAGATATTCGGCGTGCTCAAGCCCGTGTTCGATGGTCGCAACAATCTGTACACCCGCGATCCCCTGCCCATTGGCAACGAACGGCTAGAGCTAGAAGTGACACTGCCCGGCGAGGGCAAGGATCGCATATTCCGCGTGACGATCAAGTGGCAGGCGCAGGTCTCGCTCTTCAATCTGGAAGAGGCTCTCGAAGGCCGCACCCGGCAGATACCGTACGATGCCATTTTGGCATTGGACGTGGTCATGCGTCATCTGCCCAGCATGACGTACACTCCGGTGGGACGGAGCTTCTTCAGCTCCCCAGATGGTTACTACCATCCCCTGGGCGGTGGACGTGAGGTGTGGTTCGGTTTCCATCAGAGCGTGAGGCCCTCGCAGTGGAAGATGATGCTCAATATTGATG TTTCGGCCACCGCTTTCTACAAGGCGCAACCCGTCATTGATTTTATGTGCGAGGTGTTGGACATACGCGATATCAACGAGCAACGCAAGCCGCTCACTGATTCGCAGCGCGTCAAGTTCACCAAGGAGATCAAGGGCCTCAAGATCGAGATTACGCACTGCGGCCAAATGCGTCGCAAGTATCGCGTGTGCAATGTCACCCGTCGTCCCGCCCAGATGCAATC CTTCCCACTGCAGCTGGAGAACGGCCAGACCGTGGAGTGCACCGTCGCCAAGTATTTCCTGGACAAGTACCGCATGAAGCTGCGCTATCCGCACTTGCCCTGCTTGCAGGTTGGCCAGGAGCACAAGCACACTTACCTGCCCCTGGAGGTGTGCAACATTGTGGCTGGGCAGCGATGCATCAAGAAGCTGACCGATATGCAGACCTCGACCATGATCAAGGCCACCGCTCGCTCGGCTCCGGATCGTGAGCGCGAAATCAACAACCTGGTCAAGCGGGCCGACTTCAACAACGACTCCTATGTGCAGGAGTTCGGCCTGACCATCTCCAATTCAATGATGGAAGTGCGCGGCCGGGTGTTGCCGCCACCCAAGCTTCAGTATGGGGGACGTGTGTCCACCGGCATCACCGGCCAGCAGTTGTTCCCGCCGCAGAACAAGGTGAGCCTGGCCTCGCCCAATCAGGGTGTCTGGGATATGCGTGGCAAGCAGTTCTTCACCGGCGTAGAGATCCGTATTTGGGCTATCGCCTGCTTCGCCCCACAGCGTACGGTGCGCGAGGATGCGCTGCGCAACTTTACCCAGCAGCTGCAGAAGATCTCAAACGATGCCGGCATGCCGATCATTGGACAGCCTTGCTTCTGCAAGTACGCCACCGGGCCGGATCAGGTGGAGCCGATGTTCCGTTACCTAAAGATCACCTTCCCTGGACTGCAGCTCGTTGTGGTAGTGCTGCCCGGCAAGACGCCGGTGTATGCTGAAGTGAAGCGCGTCGGAGACACCGTTCTTGGCATGGCCACACAATGCGTGCAGGCGAAGAACGTGAACAAGACATCGCCGCAGACGCTGTCCAATCTGTGTCTCAAGATCAACGTCAAGTTGGGCGGTATCAACTCGATCCTGGTGCCCTCCATCCGGCCCAAGGTCTTCAACGAGCCCGTCATCTTCCTGGGCGCCGATGTGACCCATCCGCCAGCTGGCGACAATAAGAAACCATCGATTGCTGCCGTCGTTGGCTCTATGGATGCACATCCGTCGCGCTATGCTGCCACCGTGCGGGTGCAGCAGCATCGCCAGGAGATCATCCAGGAGCTGAGCAGCATGGTGCGTGAGCTGCTGATCATGTTCTACAAATCGACGGGCGGCTACAAGCCCCACCGCATCATCCTGTATCGCGACGGCGTCTCCGAGGGTCAGTTCCCGCATGTCCTGCAGCACGAACTGACGGCCATTAGGGAGGCGTGCATCAAGCTGGAGCCGGAGTACCGGCCGGGCATTACGTTCATCGTGGTGCAAAAGCGACATCACACACGTCTCTTCTGCGCCGAGAAGAAGGAGCAGAGCGGCAAGTCGGGCAACATACCCGCTGGCACCACCGTCGACGTGGGCATCACACATCCCACCGAATTCGATTTCTATCTGTGCAGCCACCAGGGCATCCAGGGCACCAGTCGCCCCTCGCATTATCACGTCCTCTGGGATGACAATCACTTCGACTCGGACGAGCTGCAGTGCCTGACGTACCAGCTCTGTCACACGTATGTTCGCTGCACCCGTTCCGTCAGCATACCGGCGCCAGCCTACTACGCCCATCTGGTGGCCTTCCGGGCCAG ATACCATTTGGTGGAGAAGGAGCACGACTCGGGCGAGGGATCGCACCAGAGCGGCTGCTCCGAGGATCGTACGCCTGGCGCCATGGCCAGGGCCATCACAGTGCATGCGGACACCAAGAAGGTCATGTACTTTGCCTAA
- the AGO1 gene encoding protein argonaute-2 isoform X2, producing MSTERELAPGGPAQLHPHTLPLTFPDLQMTSAVGIIGKVYAPPTPGSSVNPTAVTSPSAQNVAAGGATVAGAAAAAAQVASALGATTTGSVTAAIATATPAAQPDMPVFTCPRRPNLGREGRPIVLRANHFQVTMPRGYVHHYDINIQPDKCPRKVNREIIETMVHAYSKIFGVLKPVFDGRNNLYTRDPLPIGNERLELEVTLPGEGKDRIFRVTIKWQAQVSLFNLEEALEGRTRQIPYDAILALDVVMRHLPSMTYTPVGRSFFSSPDGYYHPLGGGREVWFGFHQSVRPSQWKMMLNIDVSATAFYKAQPVIDFMCEVLDIRDINEQRKPLTDSQRVKFTKEIKGLKIEITHCGQMRRKYRVCNVTRRPAQMQSFPLQLENGQTVECTVAKYFLDKYRMKLRYPHLPCLQVGQEHKHTYLPLEVCNIVAGQRCIKKLTDMQTSTMIKATARSAPDREREINNLVKRADFNNDSYVQEFGLTISNSMMEVRGRVLPPPKLQYGGRVSTGITGQQLFPPQNKVSLASPNQGVWDMRGKQFFTGVEIRIWAIACFAPQRTVREDALRNFTQQLQKISNDAGMPIIGQPCFCKYATGPDQVEPMFRYLKITFPGLQLVVVVLPGKTPVYAEVKRVGDTVLGMATQCVQAKNVNKTSPQTLSNLCLKINVKLGGINSILVPSIRPKVFNEPVIFLGADVTHPPAGDNKKPSIAAVVGSMDAHPSRYAATVRVQQHRQEIIQELSSMVRELLIMFYKSTGGYKPHRIILYRDGVSEGQFPHVLQHELTAIREACIKLEPEYRPGITFIVVQKRHHTRLFCAEKKEQSGKSGNIPAGTTVDVGITHPTEFDFYLCSHQGIQGTSRPSHYHVLWDDNHFDSDELQCLTYQLCHTYVRCTRSVSIPAPAYYAHLVAFRARYHLVEKEHDSGEGSHQSGCSEDRTPGAMARAITVHADTKKVMYFA from the exons ATGTCAACGGAGCGTGAGCTGGCTCCCGGGGGGCCAGCTCAGCTCCATCCGCACACGCTGCCGCTGACGTTCCCGGATCTCCAGATGACGTCCGCCGTGGGCATTATCGGCAAGGTGTACG CACCACCAACGCCCGGCTCGTCGGTAAATCCCACCGCTGTCACCAGTCCAAGTGCTCAGAATGTGGCAGCTGGAGGAGCCACTGTGGCCggtgctgcagcagctgccgctCAGGTGGCCTCCGCCTTGggcgccaccaccaccggcagCGTGACGGCAGCCATTGCCACCGCCACGCCAGCTGCTCAGCCGGATATGCCCGTCTTCACGTGCCCACGTCGTCCGAATCTGGGTCGCGAGGGTCGACCGATTGTGCTGCGCGCCAATCACTTCCAGGTGACGATGCCCCGCGGCTATGTGCATCATTACGACATCAACATCCAGCCGGACAAATGTCCGCGTAAAGTTAACCGTGAGATTATCGAGACCATGGTGCATGCCTACAGCAAGATATTCGGCGTGCTCAAGCCCGTGTTCGATGGTCGCAACAATCTGTACACCCGCGATCCCCTGCCCATTGGCAACGAACGGCTAGAGCTAGAAGTGACACTGCCCGGCGAGGGCAAGGATCGCATATTCCGCGTGACGATCAAGTGGCAGGCGCAGGTCTCGCTCTTCAATCTGGAAGAGGCTCTCGAAGGCCGCACCCGGCAGATACCGTACGATGCCATTTTGGCATTGGACGTGGTCATGCGTCATCTGCCCAGCATGACGTACACTCCGGTGGGACGGAGCTTCTTCAGCTCCCCAGATGGTTACTACCATCCCCTGGGCGGTGGACGTGAGGTGTGGTTCGGTTTCCATCAGAGCGTGAGGCCCTCGCAGTGGAAGATGATGCTCAATATTGATG TTTCGGCCACCGCTTTCTACAAGGCGCAACCCGTCATTGATTTTATGTGCGAGGTGTTGGACATACGCGATATCAACGAGCAACGCAAGCCGCTCACTGATTCGCAGCGCGTCAAGTTCACCAAGGAGATCAAGGGCCTCAAGATCGAGATTACGCACTGCGGCCAAATGCGTCGCAAGTATCGCGTGTGCAATGTCACCCGTCGTCCCGCCCAGATGCAATC CTTCCCACTGCAGCTGGAGAACGGCCAGACCGTGGAGTGCACCGTCGCCAAGTATTTCCTGGACAAGTACCGCATGAAGCTGCGCTATCCGCACTTGCCCTGCTTGCAGGTTGGCCAGGAGCACAAGCACACTTACCTGCCCCTGGAGGTGTGCAACATTGTGGCTGGGCAGCGATGCATCAAGAAGCTGACCGATATGCAGACCTCGACCATGATCAAGGCCACCGCTCGCTCGGCTCCGGATCGTGAGCGCGAAATCAACAACCTGGTCAAGCGGGCCGACTTCAACAACGACTCCTATGTGCAGGAGTTCGGCCTGACCATCTCCAATTCAATGATGGAAGTGCGCGGCCGGGTGTTGCCGCCACCCAAGCTTCAGTATGGGGGACGTGTGTCCACCGGCATCACCGGCCAGCAGTTGTTCCCGCCGCAGAACAAGGTGAGCCTGGCCTCGCCCAATCAGGGTGTCTGGGATATGCGTGGCAAGCAGTTCTTCACCGGCGTAGAGATCCGTATTTGGGCTATCGCCTGCTTCGCCCCACAGCGTACGGTGCGCGAGGATGCGCTGCGCAACTTTACCCAGCAGCTGCAGAAGATCTCAAACGATGCCGGCATGCCGATCATTGGACAGCCTTGCTTCTGCAAGTACGCCACCGGGCCGGATCAGGTGGAGCCGATGTTCCGTTACCTAAAGATCACCTTCCCTGGACTGCAGCTCGTTGTGGTAGTGCTGCCCGGCAAGACGCCGGTGTATGCTGAAGTGAAGCGCGTCGGAGACACCGTTCTTGGCATGGCCACACAATGCGTGCAGGCGAAGAACGTGAACAAGACATCGCCGCAGACGCTGTCCAATCTGTGTCTCAAGATCAACGTCAAGTTGGGCGGTATCAACTCGATCCTGGTGCCCTCCATCCGGCCCAAGGTCTTCAACGAGCCCGTCATCTTCCTGGGCGCCGATGTGACCCATCCGCCAGCTGGCGACAATAAGAAACCATCGATTGCTGCCGTCGTTGGCTCTATGGATGCACATCCGTCGCGCTATGCTGCCACCGTGCGGGTGCAGCAGCATCGCCAGGAGATCATCCAGGAGCTGAGCAGCATGGTGCGTGAGCTGCTGATCATGTTCTACAAATCGACGGGCGGCTACAAGCCCCACCGCATCATCCTGTATCGCGACGGCGTCTCCGAGGGTCAGTTCCCGCATGTCCTGCAGCACGAACTGACGGCCATTAGGGAGGCGTGCATCAAGCTGGAGCCGGAGTACCGGCCGGGCATTACGTTCATCGTGGTGCAAAAGCGACATCACACACGTCTCTTCTGCGCCGAGAAGAAGGAGCAGAGCGGCAAGTCGGGCAACATACCCGCTGGCACCACCGTCGACGTGGGCATCACACATCCCACCGAATTCGATTTCTATCTGTGCAGCCACCAGGGCATCCAGGGCACCAGTCGCCCCTCGCATTATCACGTCCTCTGGGATGACAATCACTTCGACTCGGACGAGCTGCAGTGCCTGACGTACCAGCTCTGTCACACGTATGTTCGCTGCACCCGTTCCGTCAGCATACCGGCGCCAGCCTACTACGCCCATCTGGTGGCCTTCCGGGCCAG ATACCATTTGGTGGAGAAGGAGCACGACTCGGGCGAGGGATCGCACCAGAGCGGCTGCTCCGAGGATCGTACGCCTGGCGCCATGGCCAGGGCCATCACAGTGCATGCGGACACCAAGAAGGTCATGTACTTTGCCTAA
- the AGO1 gene encoding protein argonaute-2 isoform X3: MYPVGQQSQWTPSPTRPQSPSQAQTSFDTLTSPPTPGSSVNPTAVTSPSAQNVAAGGATVAGAAAAAAQVASALGATTTGSVTAAIATATPAAQPDMPVFTCPRRPNLGREGRPIVLRANHFQVTMPRGYVHHYDINIQPDKCPRKVNREIIETMVHAYSKIFGVLKPVFDGRNNLYTRDPLPIGNERLELEVTLPGEGKDRIFRVTIKWQAQVSLFNLEEALEGRTRQIPYDAILALDVVMRHLPSMTYTPVGRSFFSSPDGYYHPLGGGREVWFGFHQSVRPSQWKMMLNIDVSATAFYKAQPVIDFMCEVLDIRDINEQRKPLTDSQRVKFTKEIKGLKIEITHCGQMRRKYRVCNVTRRPAQMQSFPLQLENGQTVECTVAKYFLDKYRMKLRYPHLPCLQVGQEHKHTYLPLEVCNIVAGQRCIKKLTDMQTSTMIKATARSAPDREREINNLVKRADFNNDSYVQEFGLTISNSMMEVRGRVLPPPKLQYGGRVSTGITGQQLFPPQNKVSLASPNQGVWDMRGKQFFTGVEIRIWAIACFAPQRTVREDALRNFTQQLQKISNDAGMPIIGQPCFCKYATGPDQVEPMFRYLKITFPGLQLVVVVLPGKTPVYAEVKRVGDTVLGMATQCVQAKNVNKTSPQTLSNLCLKINVKLGGINSILVPSIRPKVFNEPVIFLGADVTHPPAGDNKKPSIAAVVGSMDAHPSRYAATVRVQQHRQEIIQELSSMVRELLIMFYKSTGGYKPHRIILYRDGVSEGQFPHVLQHELTAIREACIKLEPEYRPGITFIVVQKRHHTRLFCAEKKEQSGKSGNIPAGTTVDVGITHPTEFDFYLCSHQGIQGTSRPSHYHVLWDDNHFDSDELQCLTYQLCHTYVRCTRSVSIPAPAYYAHLVAFRARYHLVEKEHDSGEGSHQSGCSEDRTPGAMARAITVHADTKKVMYFA; encoded by the exons ATGTATCCAGTCGGACAAC aGTCACAGTGGACCCCCTCGCCCACTCGGCCTCAGAGTCCCTCTCAGGCGCAGACTAGCTTCGACACGCTCACAT CACCACCAACGCCCGGCTCGTCGGTAAATCCCACCGCTGTCACCAGTCCAAGTGCTCAGAATGTGGCAGCTGGAGGAGCCACTGTGGCCggtgctgcagcagctgccgctCAGGTGGCCTCCGCCTTGggcgccaccaccaccggcagCGTGACGGCAGCCATTGCCACCGCCACGCCAGCTGCTCAGCCGGATATGCCCGTCTTCACGTGCCCACGTCGTCCGAATCTGGGTCGCGAGGGTCGACCGATTGTGCTGCGCGCCAATCACTTCCAGGTGACGATGCCCCGCGGCTATGTGCATCATTACGACATCAACATCCAGCCGGACAAATGTCCGCGTAAAGTTAACCGTGAGATTATCGAGACCATGGTGCATGCCTACAGCAAGATATTCGGCGTGCTCAAGCCCGTGTTCGATGGTCGCAACAATCTGTACACCCGCGATCCCCTGCCCATTGGCAACGAACGGCTAGAGCTAGAAGTGACACTGCCCGGCGAGGGCAAGGATCGCATATTCCGCGTGACGATCAAGTGGCAGGCGCAGGTCTCGCTCTTCAATCTGGAAGAGGCTCTCGAAGGCCGCACCCGGCAGATACCGTACGATGCCATTTTGGCATTGGACGTGGTCATGCGTCATCTGCCCAGCATGACGTACACTCCGGTGGGACGGAGCTTCTTCAGCTCCCCAGATGGTTACTACCATCCCCTGGGCGGTGGACGTGAGGTGTGGTTCGGTTTCCATCAGAGCGTGAGGCCCTCGCAGTGGAAGATGATGCTCAATATTGATG TTTCGGCCACCGCTTTCTACAAGGCGCAACCCGTCATTGATTTTATGTGCGAGGTGTTGGACATACGCGATATCAACGAGCAACGCAAGCCGCTCACTGATTCGCAGCGCGTCAAGTTCACCAAGGAGATCAAGGGCCTCAAGATCGAGATTACGCACTGCGGCCAAATGCGTCGCAAGTATCGCGTGTGCAATGTCACCCGTCGTCCCGCCCAGATGCAATC CTTCCCACTGCAGCTGGAGAACGGCCAGACCGTGGAGTGCACCGTCGCCAAGTATTTCCTGGACAAGTACCGCATGAAGCTGCGCTATCCGCACTTGCCCTGCTTGCAGGTTGGCCAGGAGCACAAGCACACTTACCTGCCCCTGGAGGTGTGCAACATTGTGGCTGGGCAGCGATGCATCAAGAAGCTGACCGATATGCAGACCTCGACCATGATCAAGGCCACCGCTCGCTCGGCTCCGGATCGTGAGCGCGAAATCAACAACCTGGTCAAGCGGGCCGACTTCAACAACGACTCCTATGTGCAGGAGTTCGGCCTGACCATCTCCAATTCAATGATGGAAGTGCGCGGCCGGGTGTTGCCGCCACCCAAGCTTCAGTATGGGGGACGTGTGTCCACCGGCATCACCGGCCAGCAGTTGTTCCCGCCGCAGAACAAGGTGAGCCTGGCCTCGCCCAATCAGGGTGTCTGGGATATGCGTGGCAAGCAGTTCTTCACCGGCGTAGAGATCCGTATTTGGGCTATCGCCTGCTTCGCCCCACAGCGTACGGTGCGCGAGGATGCGCTGCGCAACTTTACCCAGCAGCTGCAGAAGATCTCAAACGATGCCGGCATGCCGATCATTGGACAGCCTTGCTTCTGCAAGTACGCCACCGGGCCGGATCAGGTGGAGCCGATGTTCCGTTACCTAAAGATCACCTTCCCTGGACTGCAGCTCGTTGTGGTAGTGCTGCCCGGCAAGACGCCGGTGTATGCTGAAGTGAAGCGCGTCGGAGACACCGTTCTTGGCATGGCCACACAATGCGTGCAGGCGAAGAACGTGAACAAGACATCGCCGCAGACGCTGTCCAATCTGTGTCTCAAGATCAACGTCAAGTTGGGCGGTATCAACTCGATCCTGGTGCCCTCCATCCGGCCCAAGGTCTTCAACGAGCCCGTCATCTTCCTGGGCGCCGATGTGACCCATCCGCCAGCTGGCGACAATAAGAAACCATCGATTGCTGCCGTCGTTGGCTCTATGGATGCACATCCGTCGCGCTATGCTGCCACCGTGCGGGTGCAGCAGCATCGCCAGGAGATCATCCAGGAGCTGAGCAGCATGGTGCGTGAGCTGCTGATCATGTTCTACAAATCGACGGGCGGCTACAAGCCCCACCGCATCATCCTGTATCGCGACGGCGTCTCCGAGGGTCAGTTCCCGCATGTCCTGCAGCACGAACTGACGGCCATTAGGGAGGCGTGCATCAAGCTGGAGCCGGAGTACCGGCCGGGCATTACGTTCATCGTGGTGCAAAAGCGACATCACACACGTCTCTTCTGCGCCGAGAAGAAGGAGCAGAGCGGCAAGTCGGGCAACATACCCGCTGGCACCACCGTCGACGTGGGCATCACACATCCCACCGAATTCGATTTCTATCTGTGCAGCCACCAGGGCATCCAGGGCACCAGTCGCCCCTCGCATTATCACGTCCTCTGGGATGACAATCACTTCGACTCGGACGAGCTGCAGTGCCTGACGTACCAGCTCTGTCACACGTATGTTCGCTGCACCCGTTCCGTCAGCATACCGGCGCCAGCCTACTACGCCCATCTGGTGGCCTTCCGGGCCAG ATACCATTTGGTGGAGAAGGAGCACGACTCGGGCGAGGGATCGCACCAGAGCGGCTGCTCCGAGGATCGTACGCCTGGCGCCATGGCCAGGGCCATCACAGTGCATGCGGACACCAAGAAGGTCATGTACTTTGCCTAA